One genomic segment of Equus przewalskii isolate Varuska chromosome 13, EquPr2, whole genome shotgun sequence includes these proteins:
- the ARAP3 gene encoding arf-GAP with Rho-GAP domain, ANK repeat and PH domain-containing protein 3 isoform X1, translating to MDGQTSESGHQVCKLPDLKKTLCRASIARRLSTKQTMTHRAVSASSRVPVPFSAPKRAERAKPRDKLRGWDLDIAVWLATVHLEQYADTFRRHGLATAGAARGLGHEELRQLGISATGHRKRILRLLQAGAAEGSPDPQLDSAMEPSPSTGPQPQLPKPVPKPRTVFGGLSGPTATQRPGLSPALGRPEVSRSPESSPRSPPLPTSSSEQPSALTTVEMMPNAIYFGLDLRGGAQTAQDMAPDISQTAAPTPALRPTTGTVHIMDPGCLYYGVQPVGVPGAPDRREGRGVSQDRAEHRLSRQDLEAREDAGYASLELPGDSTLSLPTLDTAENSDDLISPYASFSSTADRPTPLLSGWLDKLSPQGNYVFQRRFVQFNGRSLMYFGSDKDPFPKGVIPLTAIEMTRGSKDNKFQVITGQRVFVFRTESEAQRDTWCSTLQSCLKEQRLLGNPRPPQPPRPLRTGMLELRGHKAKVFAALSPGELALYKSEQAFSLGIGICFIELQGCSVRETKSRSFDLLTPHRCFSFTAESGGARQSWAAALQEAVTETLSDYEVAEKIWSNRANRHCADCGASRPDWAAVNLGVVICKQCAGQHRALGSGISKVQSLKLDTSVWSNEIVQLFIVLGNDRANRFWAGALPPGEGLHPDTTPGPRGEFISRKYRLGLFRKPHPLYPDHSQLLQALCAAVAGPNLLKNMTQLLCVDGEESWSPSALDGSFPGLLPPDPSPGVYNEVVVPATYSSFLYCGPISNKAGPPPPRRGRDAPPRMWCVLGAALEMFVSESSPEPLSLIQPQDVVCLGVSPPPADPGDLDRFPFSFELILTGGRIQHFGTDGADSLEAWISALGKWFSPLSCHQLLGPGLLRLGRLWLRSPSHTALAPGLWLSGFGLLRGDHLFLCPAPGPGPPAPEDMVHLRRLQEISVVSAADTPDKKEHLVLVETGRTLYLQGEGRLDFSAWSAAIEGAAGGGGTGLQEQQMSRGDIPIIVDACISFVTQHGLRLEGVYRKGGARARSLRLLADFRRDARSVKLRPGEHFVEDVTDTLKRFFRELDDPVTSARLLPRWREAAELPQKNQRLEKYKEVIGCLPRVNRRTLATLIGHLYRVQKCAALNQMCTRNLALLFAPSVFQTDGRGEHEVRVLQELIDGYISVFDIDSDQVAQIDLEVSLITTWKDVQLSQAGDLIMEVYIEQQLPDNCVTLKVSPTLTAEELTNQVLEMRGTAAGTDLWMTFEILEHGELERPLHPKERVLEQALQWCQLPEPCSASLLLRKVSLAQAGCLFTGIRRESPRVGLLRCREEPPRLLGNRFQERFFLVRGRCLLLLKEKKSSKPEREWPLEGAKVYLGIRKKLKPPTPWGFTLILEKMHLYLSCTDEDEMWDWTTSILKAQHDDQQPVVLRRRSSSDLARQKFGTMPLLPIRGDDSGATLLSANQTLRRLHNRRTLSMFFPMKSSQGSVEEQEELEEPVYEEPVYEEVGAFPELTKDTSTSFSTIRERTAKPETSLASQRSFDQPLLSKPGTLGQEERPPEPPPGPPSKGSPQAHGSLEEQLLQELSSLILRKGETTTGPGSPSQPSSPQAPSPNGLATQMPGFPTQPPCPSSPPSSQPLT from the exons GCTGTCTCGGCCTCCAGCCGTGTTCCGGTCCCTTTCTCGGCCCCCAAGAGGGCAGAGCGCGCCAAGCCGCGAGATAAGCTCCGTGGTTGG GACCTGGACATCGCTGTGTGGCTGGCCACGGTGCACCTGGAGCAGTATGCAGACACGTTCCGGCGGCACGGCCTGGCTACAGCGGGTGCAGCCCGGGGCCTGGGCCACGAGGAGCTGAGGCAGTTGGGCATCAGCGCCACAGGGCACCGGAAACGCATTCTACGCCTGCTGCAGGCGGGCGCGGCAGAGGGCTCCCCGGACCCCCAACTGGATAGTGCCATGGAACCATCCCCAAGCACAGgcccccaaccccagctcccCAAGCCTGTGCCTAAGCCCAGGACTGTATTTGGTGGGCTCAGTGGGCCCACCGCCACCCAGAGGCCTGGGTTGAGCCCTGCTCTTGGGAGACCAGAAGTGTCCAGGAGCCCAGAGTCCAGCCCGAggtcccctcctcttcccacatCCTCCTCTGAGCAGCCTTCAGCCTTGACTACTGTGGAGATGATGCCCAATGCCATCTACTTCGGCCTGGACTTAAGAGGCGGGGCACAGACAGCTCAGGACAT GGCCCCGGATATCTCCCAGACAGCTGCCCCTACCCCTGCCCTCAGGCCCACAACGGGCACAG TGCACATCATGGATCCCGGTTGCCTGTACTATGGTGTCCAGCCTGTTGGGGTCCCAGGGGCCCCTgacagaagagaaggcagaggtgTCTCTCAGGACAGGGCTGAACACAG GCTCAGCAGGCAAGATCTAGAGGCACGGGAGGATGCTGGCTATGCCAGCCTTGAGCTGCCCGGGGACTCCACCCTCTCGCTGCCCACCCTGGACACAGCGGAGAACAGCGATGACCTCATTTCACCCTATGCCAGCTTCTCCTCCACGGCAGACCGCCCCACACCTCTGCTCAGTGGCTGGCTAGACAAGCTCTCCCCTCAGGG AAACTACGTCTTTCAGAGGCGCTTTGTGCAGTTCAACGGGAGGAGTCTGATGTACTTCGGCAGCGATAAG GACCCCTTCCCCAAGGGGGTGATCCCTCTGACTGCCATTGAGATGACACGTGGCAGCAAGGACAACAAGTTCCAGGTCATCACCGGCCAGAGGGTGTTTGTGTTCCGCACAGAGAGCGAGG CTCAGCGGGACACATGGTGCTCTACACTACAATCCTGCCTGAAGGAGCAGCGCCTCCTGGGCAACCCCCGGCCCCCCCAGCCGCCCCGACCCCTCCGCACGGGCATGCTGGAGCTGCGCGGACACAAGGCCAAGGTGTTTGCTGCCTTGAGCCCTGGAGAGCTGGCACTGTACAAGAGTGAGCAG GCCTTCTCTCTGGGCATcgggatctgcttcattgaactGCAAGGCTGCAGTGTCCGGGAGACCAAGAGTCGCAGCTTTGACCTGCTCACACCCCATCGCTGCTTCAG CTTCACGGCCGAGTCTGGGGGGGCTCGGCAGAGCTGGGCAGCTGCTCTGCAGGAAGCAGTAACCGAGACCCTGTCTGACTACGAGGTGGCTGAGAAGATCTGGTCCAATCGGGCAAACCGGCACTGTGCGGACTGTGGGGCCTCCCGCCCAGACTGGGCTGCTGTCAACCTGGGGGTGGTCATCTGCAAGCAGTGTGCAG GTCAGCACCGTGCTCTGGGTTCTGGTATCTCCAAGGTGCAGAGCCTGAAGCTGGACACAAGTGTCTGGAGTAATGAGATAGTGCAG TTGTTCATTGTCCTGGGAAATGATCGCGCCAACCGCTTCTGGGCAGGGGCACTACCCCCAGGTGAGGGGCTGCATCCAGATACAACCCCTGGCCCCCGGGGAGAGTTCATCTCCCGGAAATACCGGCTGGGTCTCTTCCGGAAGCCCCATCCTCTGTATCCAGATCATAGCCAGCTTCTCCAG GCACTGTGTGCGGCTGTGGCAGGACCCAACCTGCTGAAGAACatgacccagctcctctgtgTTGATGGTGAGGAGTCCTGGTCCCCCTCAGCCCTTGATGGCAGCTTCCCTGGTCTCCTGCCCCCAG ACCCCTCCCCTGGTGTGTACAATGAAGTGGTGGTGCCTGCCACTTATAGCAGCTTCCTGTACTGTGGTCCCATCAGCAACAAAGCTGGACCTCCACCCCCTCGCAGGGGCCGGGATG CTCCCCCCCGAATGTGGTGTGTGCTGGGAGCGGCTCTGGAAATGTTTGTGTCAGAAAGCAGCCCTGAACCCCTCAGCCTCATCCAGCCCCAGGATGTTGTATGTTTGGGTGTGAGCCCTCCACCTGCTGACCCAGGTGACCTCGACAG GTTCCCCTTTTCCTTTGAGCTCATCCTCACTGGAGGGAGGATCCAGCATTTTGGCACAGATGGAGCTGACAGTCTGGAGGCCTGGATCAGTGCCCTGGGCAAG TGGTTCTCCCCGCTGAGCTGTCACCAGCTGTTGGGCCCCGGGCTGCTTCGGCTGGGCCGCCTGTGGCTGCGGTCCCCATCTCATacagccctggcccctggcctctGGCTGTCAGGGTTCGGACTTCTTCGTGGTGACCACCTCTTCCTGTGTCCGGCACCGGGTCCTggccccccagcccctgaggaCATGGTGCATCTGCGGCGGCTACAGGAGATCA GTGTGGTCTCGGCAGCTGACACCCCAGACAAGAAGGAGCATTTGGTCCTGGTGGAGACAGGAAG GACCCTGTATCTGCAGGGGGAGGGCCGGCTGGACTTCTCAGCGTGGAGTGCGGCCATTGAAGGGGCAGCTGGTGGGGGCGGCAcagggctgcaggagcagcagaTGAGCCGGGGTGACATCCCCATTATCGTTGATGCCTGCATCAGTTTTGTCACCCAGCATG GGCTCCGGCTGGAGGGCGTATACCGGAAAGGGGGTGCCCGTGCCCGCAGCCTGCGGCTCCTGGCGGACTTCCGGCGGGATGCCCGGTCAGTGAAGCTCCGACCAGGGGAGCACTTTGTGGAGGATGTCACTGACACCCTCAAACGCTTCTTTCGAGAGCTCGATGACCCTGTGACCTCTGCACGGTTGCTGCCTCGCTGGAGGGAGGCTGCCG AGCTGCCCCAGAAGAATCAGAGGCTGGAGAAATACAAAGAAGTGATTGGCTGCCTGCCGAGGGTCAACCGCCGCACATTGGCCACCCTCATCGGGCATCTCTATCG GGTGCAGAAGTGTGCGGCTCTAAACCAGATGTGCACGAGGAACCTGGCCTTGCTGTTTGCACCTAGCGTGTTCCAGACAGACGGGCGAGGGGAGCACGAGGTGCGGGTGCTGCAGGAGCTCATCGACGGCTACATCTCTGTCTTTGAT ATCGACTCTGACCAGGTAGCTCAGATTGACTTGGAGGTCAGTCTTATCACCACCTGGAAGGATGTGCAG CTGTCCCAGGCTGGAGACCTCATCATGGAGGTTTACATAGAGCAACAGCTCCCAGACAACTGTGTCACCCTGAAG GTGTCCCCAACACTGACTGCCGAGGAGCTGACTAACCAGGTACTGGAGATGCGGGGGACGGCCGCTGGGACAGACTTGTGGATGACATTTGAGATTCTTGAGCATGGGGAGCTTG AGCGGCCTCTGCACCCCAAGGAAAGGGTCCTAGAGCAGGCCCTACAATGGTGCCAGCTCCCAGAGCCCTGCTCAGCCTCCCTGCTCCTGAGAAAAGTCTCCCTGGCCCAGGCCGGGTGCCTCTTCACAG GTATCCGGCGAGAGAGCCCGAGGGTGGGGCTGTTGCGGTGTCGGGAGGAGCCACCCCGTTTGCTGGGAAACCGCTTCCAGGAGCGGTTCTTTCTGGTGCGTGGCCGCTGCCTGCTGCTGCTCAAGGAGAAGAAG AGCTCTAAACCAGAACGGGAGTGGCCTTTGGAAGGTGCCAAGGTCTACCTCGGAATCCGCAAGAAATTAAAGCCTCCGACACC GTGGGGCTTCACGTTGATACTGGAGAAGATGCACCT CTACCTGTCCTGCACTGATGAGGATGAGATGTGGGACTGGACCACGAGCATCCTCAAAGCTCAG CATGACGACCAGCAGCCAGTGGTCTTACGACGCCGATCCTCCTCTGACCTCGCCCGTCAGAAGTTTGGCACCATGCCTTTGCTGCCCATCCGTGGGGATGACAGTGGGGCCACCCTCCTCTCGGCCAATCAGACGCTG CGGCGACTTCACAACCGGAGGACCCTGTCCATGTTCTTT CCAATGAAGTCATCCCAGGGGTCTGTGGAGGAGCAAGAGGAACTGGAGGAACCTGTGTATGAAGAGCCAGTGTACGAGGAAGTGGGGGCCTTCCCCGAGCTTACCAAGGACACCTCCACCTCCTTTTCCACCATTCGGGAGCGGACAGCCAAGCCAGAGACCTCCCTTGCCAGCCAGAGGTCCTTTGATCAACCCCTTCTCTCCAAGCCAGGCACCCTgggccaggaggagaggccaCCTGAGCCCCCTCCAGGCCCCCCTTCCAAAGGCAGCCCCCAGGCACATGGGTCCCTGGAGGAGCAGCTGCTCCAGGAGCTCAGTAGCCTCATCCTGAGGAAGGGAGAAACCACCACAGGCCCgggcagcccctcccagccctccagcccccaggccccaagCCCCAATGGCCTTGCAACACAGATGCCTGGCTTCCCCACCCAACCTCCCTGCCCTTCCAGTCCACCCtccagccagcccctcacatGA
- the ARAP3 gene encoding arf-GAP with Rho-GAP domain, ANK repeat and PH domain-containing protein 3 isoform X2, which produces MDGQTSESGHQVCKLPDLKKTLCRASIARRLSTKQTMTHRAVSASSRVPVPFSAPKRAERAKPRDKLRGWDLDIAVWLATVHLEQYADTFRRHGLATAGAARGLGHEELRQLGISATGHRKRILRLLQAGAAEGSPDPQLDSAMEPSPSTGPQPQLPKPVPKPRTVFGGLSGPTATQRPGLSPALGRPEVSRSPESSPRSPPLPTSSSEQPSALTTVEMMPNAIYFGLDLRGGAQTAQDMAPDISQTAAPTPALRPTTGTVHIMDPGCLYYGVQPVGVPGAPDRREGRGVSQDRAEHRLSRQDLEAREDAGYASLELPGDSTLSLPTLDTAENSDDLISPYASFSSTADRPTPLLSGWLDKLSPQGNYVFQRRFVQFNGRSLMYFGSDKDPFPKGVIPLTAIEMTRGSKDNKFQVITGQRVFVFRTESEAQRDTWCSTLQSCLKEQRLLGNPRPPQPPRPLRTGMLELRGHKAKVFAALSPGELALYKSEQAFSLGIGICFIELQGCSVRETKSRSFDLLTPHRCFSFTAESGGARQSWAAALQEAVTETLSDYEVAEKIWSNRANRHCADCGASRPDWAAVNLGVVICKQCAGQHRALGSGISKVQSLKLDTSVWSNEIVQLFIVLGNDRANRFWAGALPPGEGLHPDTTPGPRGEFISRKYRLGLFRKPHPLYPDHSQLLQALCAAVAGPNLLKNMTQLLCVDGEESWSPSALDGSFPGLLPPDPSPGVYNEVVVPATYSSFLYCGPISNKAGPPPPRRGRDAPPRMWCVLGAALEMFVSESSPEPLSLIQPQDVVCLGVSPPPADPGDLDRFPFSFELILTGGRIQHFGTDGADSLEAWISALGKWFSPLSCHQLLGPGLLRLGRLWLRSPSHTALAPGLWLSGFGLLRGDHLFLCPAPGPGPPAPEDMVHLRRLQEISVVSAADTPDKKEHLVLVETGRTLYLQGEGRLDFSAWSAAIEGAAGGGGTGLQEQQMSRGDIPIIVDACISFVTQHGLRLEGVYRKGGARARSLRLLADFRRDARSVKLRPGEHFVEDVTDTLKRFFRELDDPVTSARLLPRWREAAELPQKNQRLEKYKEVIGCLPRVNRRTLATLIGHLYRVQKCAALNQMCTRNLALLFAPSVFQTDGRGEHEVRVLQELIDGYISVFDIDSDQVAQIDLEVSLITTWKDVQLSQAGDLIMEVYIEQQLPDNCVTLKVSPTLTAEELTNQVLEMRGTAAGTDLWMTFEILEHGELERPLHPKERVLEQALQWCQLPEPCSASLLLRKVSLAQAGCLFTGIRRESPRVGLLRCREEPPRLLGNRFQERFFLVRGRCLLLLKEKKSSKPEREWPLEGAKVYLGIRKKLKPPTPWGFTLILEKMHLYLSCTDEDEMWDWTTSILKAQHDDQQPVVLRRRSSSDLARQKFGTMPLLPIRGDDSGATLLSANQTLPMKSSQGSVEEQEELEEPVYEEPVYEEVGAFPELTKDTSTSFSTIRERTAKPETSLASQRSFDQPLLSKPGTLGQEERPPEPPPGPPSKGSPQAHGSLEEQLLQELSSLILRKGETTTGPGSPSQPSSPQAPSPNGLATQMPGFPTQPPCPSSPPSSQPLT; this is translated from the exons GCTGTCTCGGCCTCCAGCCGTGTTCCGGTCCCTTTCTCGGCCCCCAAGAGGGCAGAGCGCGCCAAGCCGCGAGATAAGCTCCGTGGTTGG GACCTGGACATCGCTGTGTGGCTGGCCACGGTGCACCTGGAGCAGTATGCAGACACGTTCCGGCGGCACGGCCTGGCTACAGCGGGTGCAGCCCGGGGCCTGGGCCACGAGGAGCTGAGGCAGTTGGGCATCAGCGCCACAGGGCACCGGAAACGCATTCTACGCCTGCTGCAGGCGGGCGCGGCAGAGGGCTCCCCGGACCCCCAACTGGATAGTGCCATGGAACCATCCCCAAGCACAGgcccccaaccccagctcccCAAGCCTGTGCCTAAGCCCAGGACTGTATTTGGTGGGCTCAGTGGGCCCACCGCCACCCAGAGGCCTGGGTTGAGCCCTGCTCTTGGGAGACCAGAAGTGTCCAGGAGCCCAGAGTCCAGCCCGAggtcccctcctcttcccacatCCTCCTCTGAGCAGCCTTCAGCCTTGACTACTGTGGAGATGATGCCCAATGCCATCTACTTCGGCCTGGACTTAAGAGGCGGGGCACAGACAGCTCAGGACAT GGCCCCGGATATCTCCCAGACAGCTGCCCCTACCCCTGCCCTCAGGCCCACAACGGGCACAG TGCACATCATGGATCCCGGTTGCCTGTACTATGGTGTCCAGCCTGTTGGGGTCCCAGGGGCCCCTgacagaagagaaggcagaggtgTCTCTCAGGACAGGGCTGAACACAG GCTCAGCAGGCAAGATCTAGAGGCACGGGAGGATGCTGGCTATGCCAGCCTTGAGCTGCCCGGGGACTCCACCCTCTCGCTGCCCACCCTGGACACAGCGGAGAACAGCGATGACCTCATTTCACCCTATGCCAGCTTCTCCTCCACGGCAGACCGCCCCACACCTCTGCTCAGTGGCTGGCTAGACAAGCTCTCCCCTCAGGG AAACTACGTCTTTCAGAGGCGCTTTGTGCAGTTCAACGGGAGGAGTCTGATGTACTTCGGCAGCGATAAG GACCCCTTCCCCAAGGGGGTGATCCCTCTGACTGCCATTGAGATGACACGTGGCAGCAAGGACAACAAGTTCCAGGTCATCACCGGCCAGAGGGTGTTTGTGTTCCGCACAGAGAGCGAGG CTCAGCGGGACACATGGTGCTCTACACTACAATCCTGCCTGAAGGAGCAGCGCCTCCTGGGCAACCCCCGGCCCCCCCAGCCGCCCCGACCCCTCCGCACGGGCATGCTGGAGCTGCGCGGACACAAGGCCAAGGTGTTTGCTGCCTTGAGCCCTGGAGAGCTGGCACTGTACAAGAGTGAGCAG GCCTTCTCTCTGGGCATcgggatctgcttcattgaactGCAAGGCTGCAGTGTCCGGGAGACCAAGAGTCGCAGCTTTGACCTGCTCACACCCCATCGCTGCTTCAG CTTCACGGCCGAGTCTGGGGGGGCTCGGCAGAGCTGGGCAGCTGCTCTGCAGGAAGCAGTAACCGAGACCCTGTCTGACTACGAGGTGGCTGAGAAGATCTGGTCCAATCGGGCAAACCGGCACTGTGCGGACTGTGGGGCCTCCCGCCCAGACTGGGCTGCTGTCAACCTGGGGGTGGTCATCTGCAAGCAGTGTGCAG GTCAGCACCGTGCTCTGGGTTCTGGTATCTCCAAGGTGCAGAGCCTGAAGCTGGACACAAGTGTCTGGAGTAATGAGATAGTGCAG TTGTTCATTGTCCTGGGAAATGATCGCGCCAACCGCTTCTGGGCAGGGGCACTACCCCCAGGTGAGGGGCTGCATCCAGATACAACCCCTGGCCCCCGGGGAGAGTTCATCTCCCGGAAATACCGGCTGGGTCTCTTCCGGAAGCCCCATCCTCTGTATCCAGATCATAGCCAGCTTCTCCAG GCACTGTGTGCGGCTGTGGCAGGACCCAACCTGCTGAAGAACatgacccagctcctctgtgTTGATGGTGAGGAGTCCTGGTCCCCCTCAGCCCTTGATGGCAGCTTCCCTGGTCTCCTGCCCCCAG ACCCCTCCCCTGGTGTGTACAATGAAGTGGTGGTGCCTGCCACTTATAGCAGCTTCCTGTACTGTGGTCCCATCAGCAACAAAGCTGGACCTCCACCCCCTCGCAGGGGCCGGGATG CTCCCCCCCGAATGTGGTGTGTGCTGGGAGCGGCTCTGGAAATGTTTGTGTCAGAAAGCAGCCCTGAACCCCTCAGCCTCATCCAGCCCCAGGATGTTGTATGTTTGGGTGTGAGCCCTCCACCTGCTGACCCAGGTGACCTCGACAG GTTCCCCTTTTCCTTTGAGCTCATCCTCACTGGAGGGAGGATCCAGCATTTTGGCACAGATGGAGCTGACAGTCTGGAGGCCTGGATCAGTGCCCTGGGCAAG TGGTTCTCCCCGCTGAGCTGTCACCAGCTGTTGGGCCCCGGGCTGCTTCGGCTGGGCCGCCTGTGGCTGCGGTCCCCATCTCATacagccctggcccctggcctctGGCTGTCAGGGTTCGGACTTCTTCGTGGTGACCACCTCTTCCTGTGTCCGGCACCGGGTCCTggccccccagcccctgaggaCATGGTGCATCTGCGGCGGCTACAGGAGATCA GTGTGGTCTCGGCAGCTGACACCCCAGACAAGAAGGAGCATTTGGTCCTGGTGGAGACAGGAAG GACCCTGTATCTGCAGGGGGAGGGCCGGCTGGACTTCTCAGCGTGGAGTGCGGCCATTGAAGGGGCAGCTGGTGGGGGCGGCAcagggctgcaggagcagcagaTGAGCCGGGGTGACATCCCCATTATCGTTGATGCCTGCATCAGTTTTGTCACCCAGCATG GGCTCCGGCTGGAGGGCGTATACCGGAAAGGGGGTGCCCGTGCCCGCAGCCTGCGGCTCCTGGCGGACTTCCGGCGGGATGCCCGGTCAGTGAAGCTCCGACCAGGGGAGCACTTTGTGGAGGATGTCACTGACACCCTCAAACGCTTCTTTCGAGAGCTCGATGACCCTGTGACCTCTGCACGGTTGCTGCCTCGCTGGAGGGAGGCTGCCG AGCTGCCCCAGAAGAATCAGAGGCTGGAGAAATACAAAGAAGTGATTGGCTGCCTGCCGAGGGTCAACCGCCGCACATTGGCCACCCTCATCGGGCATCTCTATCG GGTGCAGAAGTGTGCGGCTCTAAACCAGATGTGCACGAGGAACCTGGCCTTGCTGTTTGCACCTAGCGTGTTCCAGACAGACGGGCGAGGGGAGCACGAGGTGCGGGTGCTGCAGGAGCTCATCGACGGCTACATCTCTGTCTTTGAT ATCGACTCTGACCAGGTAGCTCAGATTGACTTGGAGGTCAGTCTTATCACCACCTGGAAGGATGTGCAG CTGTCCCAGGCTGGAGACCTCATCATGGAGGTTTACATAGAGCAACAGCTCCCAGACAACTGTGTCACCCTGAAG GTGTCCCCAACACTGACTGCCGAGGAGCTGACTAACCAGGTACTGGAGATGCGGGGGACGGCCGCTGGGACAGACTTGTGGATGACATTTGAGATTCTTGAGCATGGGGAGCTTG AGCGGCCTCTGCACCCCAAGGAAAGGGTCCTAGAGCAGGCCCTACAATGGTGCCAGCTCCCAGAGCCCTGCTCAGCCTCCCTGCTCCTGAGAAAAGTCTCCCTGGCCCAGGCCGGGTGCCTCTTCACAG GTATCCGGCGAGAGAGCCCGAGGGTGGGGCTGTTGCGGTGTCGGGAGGAGCCACCCCGTTTGCTGGGAAACCGCTTCCAGGAGCGGTTCTTTCTGGTGCGTGGCCGCTGCCTGCTGCTGCTCAAGGAGAAGAAG AGCTCTAAACCAGAACGGGAGTGGCCTTTGGAAGGTGCCAAGGTCTACCTCGGAATCCGCAAGAAATTAAAGCCTCCGACACC GTGGGGCTTCACGTTGATACTGGAGAAGATGCACCT CTACCTGTCCTGCACTGATGAGGATGAGATGTGGGACTGGACCACGAGCATCCTCAAAGCTCAG CATGACGACCAGCAGCCAGTGGTCTTACGACGCCGATCCTCCTCTGACCTCGCCCGTCAGAAGTTTGGCACCATGCCTTTGCTGCCCATCCGTGGGGATGACAGTGGGGCCACCCTCCTCTCGGCCAATCAGACGCTG CCAATGAAGTCATCCCAGGGGTCTGTGGAGGAGCAAGAGGAACTGGAGGAACCTGTGTATGAAGAGCCAGTGTACGAGGAAGTGGGGGCCTTCCCCGAGCTTACCAAGGACACCTCCACCTCCTTTTCCACCATTCGGGAGCGGACAGCCAAGCCAGAGACCTCCCTTGCCAGCCAGAGGTCCTTTGATCAACCCCTTCTCTCCAAGCCAGGCACCCTgggccaggaggagaggccaCCTGAGCCCCCTCCAGGCCCCCCTTCCAAAGGCAGCCCCCAGGCACATGGGTCCCTGGAGGAGCAGCTGCTCCAGGAGCTCAGTAGCCTCATCCTGAGGAAGGGAGAAACCACCACAGGCCCgggcagcccctcccagccctccagcccccaggccccaagCCCCAATGGCCTTGCAACACAGATGCCTGGCTTCCCCACCCAACCTCCCTGCCCTTCCAGTCCACCCtccagccagcccctcacatGA